Proteins encoded by one window of Vibrio rumoiensis:
- a CDS encoding NAD(P)/FAD-dependent oxidoreductase produces MMRIVVVGGGAGGLELATKLGRTLGRKRRASITLVDRKASHLWKPLLHEVATGSLDEGVDALSYRAHAKNHHFDFQMGSLDGIDRERKVISLSEICDENNDLLIPSREIEYDILVLAIGSKSNDFNTPGVKEHCIFLDSPEQAHRFRKEMNNLFLKLHAKHGEGKVDIAIVGGGATGVELSAELHNAIKELHTYGFEDLDSSKLNVNLIEAGERILPALPPRISSAAHSELTKLGVNVRTATMVTQADEEGLITKDGERISAQLMVWAAGIKAPDFMKDIAGLETNRINQLVVKDTLQSTRDDDIYVIGDLASCQQKDGSFVPPRAQAAHQMASLAYRNIVAQINGHDLKSYTYKDHGSLVSLSRFSTVGSLMGNLTKGSMMIEGRIARVVYISLYRMHLVALHGCFKTGLMMLVGRINRVLRPNLKLH; encoded by the coding sequence ATGATGCGAATCGTTGTAGTCGGCGGTGGTGCAGGTGGTTTAGAACTTGCAACAAAATTAGGCCGAACATTAGGTCGTAAGCGACGCGCTAGCATTACGTTAGTCGATCGTAAGGCGAGTCATTTATGGAAACCATTATTACATGAAGTTGCAACTGGCTCTTTAGACGAAGGTGTTGATGCTTTAAGTTATCGTGCTCATGCTAAAAATCACCATTTTGATTTTCAAATGGGAAGTCTAGACGGTATTGATCGTGAGCGTAAGGTTATCTCTCTAAGTGAAATCTGCGATGAAAACAACGACCTGTTAATCCCAAGTCGTGAGATTGAATACGACATTCTTGTCCTTGCCATTGGTTCAAAATCGAATGACTTTAATACTCCTGGTGTTAAAGAACATTGCATCTTTTTAGATAGCCCAGAACAAGCGCATCGCTTCCGTAAGGAAATGAACAACTTGTTCTTAAAACTCCATGCTAAACATGGGGAAGGAAAAGTGGATATCGCGATTGTCGGCGGCGGTGCAACGGGTGTTGAGCTTTCAGCTGAATTACACAATGCGATTAAAGAACTTCATACTTATGGTTTTGAAGATTTAGATTCAAGCAAATTAAACGTAAACTTGATTGAAGCCGGTGAGCGTATTTTACCTGCGTTACCACCAAGAATTTCATCAGCTGCCCATAGTGAGTTAACTAAGCTCGGCGTGAATGTTCGCACTGCAACAATGGTTACACAAGCCGATGAAGAAGGTCTTATTACGAAAGATGGCGAACGTATTTCTGCTCAGTTGATGGTATGGGCTGCCGGGATCAAAGCACCTGACTTTATGAAAGACATTGCAGGTTTAGAGACCAACCGTATCAATCAACTAGTAGTGAAAGATACATTGCAGTCGACACGTGATGACGATATTTATGTGATTGGTGATCTGGCATCTTGTCAGCAAAAAGATGGCTCTTTTGTACCACCTCGAGCTCAGGCAGCTCACCAAATGGCGAGTTTAGCTTATCGTAATATTGTGGCTCAAATTAATGGACATGACCTGAAGTCTTATACTTATAAAGATCATGGCTCTCTGGTTTCGTTAAGTCGTTTTTCTACCGTTGGTAGTTTAATGGGTAACCTAACGAAAGGCTCAATGATGATCGAGGGGCGTATTGCTCGTGTGGTCTACATTTCTCTGTATCGCATGCACTTAGTCGCGTTACACGGCTGCTTTAAAACTGGCTTGATGATGTTGGTAGGACGAATTAACCGAGTGTTACGTCCAAATTTAAAACTACATTAA
- the mfd gene encoding transcription-repair coupling factor, whose protein sequence is MSELSSRSASSLLQLPLPTKAGDKKHIGQLVGGSLALSIAELTEQHSGVTLLAVPDPQIAIKLQHEVSQFTSHSVSLFPDWETLPYDNFSPHQDIISDRIAQLYQLPTQKNGLIIVPISTLLQRQSPKEFLLKTTLMVKNGDLYSLEKLRLQLESSGYRHVDQVFGPGEYASRGSIIDLFPMGCDNPYRIDFFDDEIDSIRTFDAETQRTIEDIQEIRLLPAHEFPTTEAAIEDFRIRCRQRFEARREPESVYMQVSKGTWPAGIEYWQPLFFEHTDTLFDYLPDNALLLTLGELEKSIDTFLTDAEYRFDQRKVDPLRPLLEPHELWLKKDELFGYFKAMPQAALSIEPVEEKSGRTNISVSLLPNLHAQHQLKEPLAALRQYLEQYLANNPQGKVIFSVESEGRREALNELLSPIKVKPKECDNLSQALASKQKYSLVLGSTEHGFVHHSPDFVFICESDVLGDRVIQRRKKDRKAVNSDTVIRHLAELKPGQPVVHLDHGIGRYIGLQTLEAGGLATEYVTLEYLNNAKLYVPVSSLNLISRYSGGAEETAPLHKLGSDAWNKARQRAAEKVRDVAAELLDVYAKREIKKGFKFIHDKEQYAHFKATFPFEETDDQSMAINAVLSDMCQAKAMDRLVCGDVGFGKTEVAMRATFLAVDNSKQVAVLVPTTLLAQQHFENFRDRFANLPVRVEVLSRFKSAKEQKQILSDITEGKVDIIIGTHKLLQDDIKFRDLGLLIVDEEHRFGVRQKEKVKAMRADVDILTLTATPIPRTLNMAMSGMRDLSIIATPPARRLAIKTFVRQSEDSVIREAVLREIMRGGQVYFLHNNVETIEKVAEDLAKLIPEARVITAHGQMRERELEGIMNDFYHQRFNLLVCTTIIETGIDVPTANTIIMDRADKLGLAQLHQLRGRVGRSHHQAYAYLLTPHPKALSKDAVKRLDAIASLEDLGAGFTLATHDLEIRGAGELLGDDQSGQIQSVGFSLYMEMLEQAVNALKEGKELSLDELLREQTEVELRLPALLPDDYIPDINTRLSMYKRIASVDNESELAEMKVELIDRFGTLPDAAKNLLVIGEMKLQAARIKAKKIEAHDKGGFIEFLPTADINPAFLVRLLQSSPKKFAMEGPTKFKFTVPLVDRRERVSFINDLLAEFQQNRLPKVG, encoded by the coding sequence ATGTCTGAATTATCATCTAGATCAGCGTCTTCTCTCTTGCAACTGCCGCTTCCAACGAAAGCGGGTGACAAAAAGCACATAGGCCAATTAGTCGGTGGATCACTGGCGCTGTCTATCGCAGAGCTTACCGAGCAGCATTCTGGGGTGACATTACTTGCCGTACCCGATCCACAAATAGCAATAAAGCTTCAGCACGAAGTCAGTCAATTTACCTCTCATTCAGTCTCTTTATTTCCTGACTGGGAAACGCTTCCATACGATAATTTTTCTCCTCATCAAGATATTATTTCTGATCGTATTGCGCAGCTATATCAATTACCAACGCAAAAAAACGGTTTGATCATCGTTCCAATTAGCACTTTGCTGCAGCGTCAATCTCCAAAAGAGTTTCTCCTCAAAACCACATTAATGGTCAAAAATGGCGACTTATACTCGCTTGAGAAATTGCGTTTGCAACTCGAAAGCTCAGGCTACCGCCATGTTGATCAAGTCTTTGGTCCAGGTGAGTACGCCAGTCGCGGTTCAATTATTGATCTATTCCCAATGGGATGTGATAACCCATATCGCATCGATTTCTTTGATGATGAAATCGATAGCATCCGTACCTTTGATGCCGAAACTCAGCGCACCATTGAAGATATTCAAGAAATCCGCCTATTGCCCGCTCATGAGTTCCCTACAACAGAGGCCGCAATAGAAGATTTCCGTATTCGCTGCCGTCAACGTTTTGAAGCTCGTCGTGAGCCTGAATCGGTTTATATGCAAGTATCGAAAGGGACTTGGCCTGCCGGTATCGAATATTGGCAGCCTCTCTTCTTTGAACATACCGATACGTTATTCGATTACTTACCAGATAACGCATTACTGCTGACTCTTGGTGAATTAGAAAAAAGCATCGATACTTTTTTAACCGATGCCGAATACCGTTTTGACCAACGCAAAGTCGACCCTCTGCGCCCACTGCTTGAACCACATGAATTATGGTTAAAAAAAGATGAGTTATTTGGTTACTTTAAGGCAATGCCCCAAGCAGCACTGTCGATTGAGCCGGTTGAAGAAAAATCTGGCCGTACCAATATCTCGGTTAGCCTACTGCCTAATTTACACGCTCAGCATCAATTAAAAGAGCCATTGGCCGCGCTACGACAATACCTTGAACAATACTTAGCGAATAATCCGCAAGGTAAAGTCATCTTTTCCGTCGAGTCAGAAGGTCGTCGTGAAGCGCTAAATGAATTATTAAGCCCGATAAAAGTTAAACCCAAAGAGTGTGATAACCTTTCTCAAGCTTTAGCTTCAAAGCAAAAATACTCGCTGGTTTTGGGGTCAACAGAACATGGTTTTGTTCATCATTCGCCTGATTTTGTGTTTATTTGTGAAAGCGATGTTCTTGGTGATCGCGTTATACAACGCCGTAAAAAAGATCGTAAAGCGGTCAATAGCGATACTGTCATTCGCCACCTTGCTGAACTCAAGCCCGGTCAACCGGTCGTGCATTTAGATCACGGTATCGGTCGTTATATCGGTTTACAAACATTAGAAGCTGGTGGACTCGCCACAGAATACGTCACCCTTGAATACTTAAATAATGCCAAATTGTATGTTCCAGTATCATCACTAAATCTAATCAGCCGCTACTCAGGTGGCGCAGAAGAAACCGCACCATTACATAAATTAGGTAGTGATGCGTGGAATAAAGCTCGTCAACGCGCAGCTGAAAAAGTCCGCGATGTCGCCGCAGAACTACTCGATGTATACGCCAAACGTGAAATCAAAAAAGGCTTTAAGTTCATTCACGATAAAGAGCAATACGCGCACTTTAAAGCGACCTTCCCGTTTGAAGAAACCGATGATCAGTCGATGGCAATCAATGCCGTGTTGTCTGATATGTGTCAAGCCAAGGCCATGGATAGACTCGTGTGTGGTGACGTTGGTTTTGGTAAAACCGAAGTAGCCATGCGCGCGACATTCCTTGCGGTTGATAACAGCAAGCAAGTGGCGGTACTGGTGCCAACCACCCTACTTGCTCAACAGCATTTTGAAAACTTCCGTGACCGCTTTGCCAACCTACCCGTACGCGTTGAAGTGTTATCGCGCTTTAAATCCGCTAAAGAACAAAAGCAGATTTTAAGTGATATCACGGAAGGTAAAGTCGATATCATTATCGGTACCCATAAACTGTTGCAAGATGACATTAAATTCCGCGATCTCGGTTTATTAATTGTCGATGAAGAACACCGTTTTGGCGTACGCCAGAAAGAAAAAGTCAAAGCGATGCGTGCTGATGTGGATATTCTTACCCTCACCGCAACGCCGATTCCTCGCACTTTGAACATGGCAATGAGTGGCATGCGAGATCTATCGATTATTGCCACGCCACCAGCACGACGTTTAGCTATTAAAACCTTTGTCCGCCAAAGTGAAGATAGTGTGATTCGCGAAGCAGTACTGCGTGAGATCATGCGCGGTGGTCAAGTCTATTTCTTACATAACAATGTCGAAACTATCGAAAAAGTTGCCGAAGATTTAGCTAAATTGATTCCAGAAGCTCGTGTGATCACCGCCCACGGACAAATGCGTGAACGTGAACTCGAAGGCATCATGAACGATTTCTACCATCAGCGCTTTAATTTGCTTGTCTGTACGACGATTATCGAAACAGGTATCGACGTTCCAACGGCCAACACCATTATTATGGATCGCGCTGACAAACTCGGTTTAGCACAATTACACCAGTTACGTGGTCGTGTTGGTCGTTCACATCATCAAGCCTATGCGTATTTATTAACACCACATCCAAAAGCCTTGAGCAAAGATGCGGTGAAACGTTTAGATGCGATTGCCTCATTAGAAGATCTCGGCGCAGGCTTTACGCTGGCTACTCACGATTTAGAAATTCGTGGCGCGGGTGAATTACTCGGTGATGACCAAAGTGGACAAATTCAATCTGTCGGCTTCTCGTTATATATGGAAATGCTAGAACAAGCGGTCAATGCGTTAAAAGAAGGCAAAGAATTGTCATTAGACGAACTTTTACGTGAACAAACTGAGGTAGAATTACGCTTACCGGCATTGCTACCGGATGACTACATTCCCGATATTAATACCCGTTTGTCTATGTATAAACGCATCGCCAGTGTCGATAATGAGTCTGAATTAGCGGAGATGAAAGTCGAGCTAATTGATCGATTTGGCACACTGCCTGATGCAGCAAAAAATTTATTGGTTATCGGTGAAATGAAACTTCAAGCTGCTAGAATAAAAGCGAAAAAAATTGAAGCTCATGACAAAGGTGGTTTTATTGAGTTTTTACCAACAGCAGATATTAATCCTGCATTTTTGGTACGCTTGCTTCAATCATCACCGAAAAAATTTGCAATGGAAGGCCCCACTAAGTTCAAGTTTACTGTACCATTAGTGGATAGACGTGAACGAGTCAGCTTCATCAATGATTTACTGGCGGAGTTTCAACAAAATCGTTTACCGAAAGTTGGCTAA
- the lpoB gene encoding penicillin-binding protein activator LpoB, which produces MKKTAIALLGLAVILGGCSNKVQYGDANAAETTTVDFGSTDLQKIANDMVDSMLSSGSVAAIQGRPIAYVDSIRNKTSEHIDTESITDSVSTKMLNSGKFRFVDMTKVEDVRKQLNFQNNDELVDQTSAIKFGQMMGAQYMLYGNLSSIVKEAGSDKDVYYKMTMRLMDLKTGLIEWADETEIRKQESKSFFGM; this is translated from the coding sequence ATGAAGAAAACGGCAATTGCATTATTAGGTTTGGCGGTCATTTTAGGTGGTTGTTCTAATAAAGTTCAGTATGGCGACGCGAATGCAGCTGAAACAACAACGGTAGATTTTGGCTCGACAGACTTGCAAAAAATCGCCAACGATATGGTTGATAGTATGCTTTCTTCTGGCTCTGTCGCGGCGATTCAAGGTCGTCCGATTGCTTATGTGGATAGCATTCGCAATAAAACAAGCGAGCATATTGATACAGAGTCGATTACTGACTCAGTAAGTACCAAAATGTTGAACTCAGGTAAGTTCCGTTTTGTTGATATGACAAAAGTAGAAGATGTTCGCAAACAACTTAACTTCCAAAATAACGATGAACTTGTTGACCAAACGAGCGCAATTAAGTTTGGCCAAATGATGGGTGCTCAATATATGCTATACGGCAACCTATCTAGCATCGTAAAAGAAGCGGGTAGTGATAAAGATGTTTATTACAAAATGACCATGCGTTTAATGGATTTAAAAACAGGCCTTATCGAATGGGCTGACGAAACTGAAATCCGTAAACAAGAATCGAAAAGCTTCTTTGGCATGTAA
- a CDS encoding COG3014 family protein yields MQIKTLKNMDVTPWRKVVKVSLAVFCSLTLNACANLSAGNLFSHYSAQNKDMYKDVTRGDYKSAESELAESEVGGPILSNMEKGRVSFLAENYPNSFTSFQLSDKAVGVLSARATVSVSEGANQIGSLATNDNLTTYDPADYELGYLHLYLGLNYLQKNDLQGALVEMRRANQVQERAKKRREEELKDAQQKMANSGAKPNLGSILSRYPDAGKTLQAVQNGYLLYLSAVLFEADNQLNDAYIDYKRALAVNPNNREIIDSTIRVAKRLGMRQDLDSLIKQYGEPKPAPQGYGQIIVVDERGVVAQRGNWRLSLPIWSSSGTTRFYSVALPVYQNVKVQSFPPAMLDNQALSASILADTNLMAQNDLSERIPAMVLKQGLRLYTKDQLRHQANKADDSGISNALVNIWNIVTEQPDTRSWQTLPAQVFSSSEYLTAGQHTISAGGKQYALDIKENQRIFVWVSRQGNAVTMWHKQLGAIR; encoded by the coding sequence ATGCAAATTAAAACTTTAAAAAACATGGATGTAACGCCTTGGCGTAAAGTTGTAAAAGTTAGCTTAGCGGTCTTTTGCAGTTTGACATTAAATGCCTGTGCTAATTTGTCTGCAGGAAATTTATTTAGTCATTATTCTGCTCAGAATAAAGATATGTATAAAGACGTTACGCGTGGAGATTATAAAAGCGCGGAATCGGAACTGGCAGAGTCCGAAGTCGGTGGACCAATTTTAAGTAATATGGAGAAGGGGCGAGTCTCGTTTCTTGCGGAAAATTACCCGAATAGTTTTACGTCGTTTCAATTGAGTGATAAAGCGGTTGGTGTACTCTCAGCACGAGCTACGGTCTCTGTTTCTGAAGGGGCGAATCAAATCGGTTCGCTCGCCACTAATGATAACTTAACCACGTATGATCCTGCAGATTATGAGCTGGGATACTTACATTTATACCTAGGTTTAAATTATCTACAAAAAAATGATTTGCAAGGCGCTTTGGTTGAAATGCGCCGTGCCAATCAAGTGCAAGAAAGAGCAAAAAAACGTCGGGAAGAGGAGTTAAAAGATGCCCAACAAAAAATGGCTAATAGCGGTGCTAAACCGAATCTAGGAAGTATCCTTTCTCGATACCCAGATGCAGGTAAAACATTACAAGCGGTGCAAAATGGCTATTTGTTGTATTTATCTGCGGTATTATTTGAAGCGGATAACCAACTGAATGATGCCTATATCGACTATAAGCGGGCTTTAGCCGTCAATCCAAATAATCGTGAAATTATTGATTCGACCATTCGTGTCGCAAAACGATTAGGAATGCGACAAGATCTAGACTCGTTGATTAAGCAATATGGCGAACCTAAACCTGCTCCACAAGGTTATGGACAAATTATTGTGGTTGATGAGCGTGGCGTCGTTGCTCAGCGTGGTAATTGGCGTTTATCATTGCCGATTTGGAGCAGTTCAGGTACGACTAGATTTTATAGTGTTGCCTTGCCGGTTTATCAAAATGTCAAAGTGCAAAGCTTTCCGCCTGCGATGTTAGATAATCAAGCGTTGTCGGCCAGTATTTTGGCGGATACCAATTTGATGGCTCAGAATGATTTAAGTGAACGAATTCCTGCGATGGTTCTTAAACAGGGTCTAAGGTTATATACTAAAGATCAGTTAAGACACCAAGCGAATAAGGCGGATGATTCAGGCATCTCAAATGCTTTAGTGAATATCTGGAATATTGTGACAGAGCAACCGGATACTCGTAGCTGGCAAACATTACCGGCTCAAGTTTTTAGCAGTAGTGAATATTTGACAGCAGGCCAACACACGATTTCCGCAGGGGGTAAACAATATGCTCTCGATATTAAAGAAAACCAACGTATATTTGTCTGGGTTTCACGCCAAGGGAATGCTGTGACAATGTGGCACAAACAATTAGGAGCAATTCGATGA
- a CDS encoding GNAT family N-acetyltransferase, producing the protein MTPNHTLLTPRLKLRMIRPEENQAFSSAIQSSPSLYPWLDWCHQKFSIEEATDFIMHTRLNWIKNNAYGFGIYHNKSNDFIGMVALTELSPSFNMGAIGYWICDHHQFKGYAKEAIVALIHFCFSELHLTRLECICDPDNLASHHVALNCGAEKEGLARNRYLFDGKPKDGVVFSFIPDSYSR; encoded by the coding sequence ATGACCCCAAACCATACCTTGCTAACGCCTAGACTCAAACTCCGCATGATTCGGCCGGAAGAAAATCAAGCCTTTTCCTCTGCCATTCAATCCTCCCCTTCCTTATATCCTTGGCTTGACTGGTGTCATCAAAAATTCAGCATTGAAGAAGCAACCGATTTCATCATGCATACTCGCTTAAACTGGATAAAAAACAATGCCTATGGCTTCGGTATTTATCATAATAAATCCAATGACTTTATTGGTATGGTGGCATTAACCGAGCTTTCTCCTAGCTTCAACATGGGAGCGATTGGCTATTGGATTTGCGATCATCACCAATTCAAAGGTTACGCCAAAGAAGCGATTGTCGCGCTAATCCATTTCTGTTTTAGCGAATTACATTTAACTCGTCTTGAGTGTATTTGTGACCCTGATAATCTTGCGAGTCATCATGTGGCGCTGAATTGTGGTGCTGAAAAAGAAGGGTTAGCGCGTAATCGCTACTTATTCGATGGTAAACCGAAAGATGGCGTCGTATTTTCGTTTATTCCTGATTCATATTCGCGCTAG
- a CDS encoding YcfL family protein, with the protein MKKWLVAGLGVVALAGCSSSNTAGLRIDSASQQVLYSDSALDDDLSINSIDTQENNGNTRGLVKITNNSQDTQTLQYRFYWYDDQGLEVNAKQGAWRQFVLRGYESITLSEVSVNPNATDFRIQIRPQD; encoded by the coding sequence ATGAAGAAATGGTTAGTCGCTGGCTTAGGCGTAGTAGCATTAGCAGGATGTTCAAGCAGCAATACAGCAGGCTTGCGAATTGATAGTGCGAGTCAACAAGTGCTATACAGTGATTCTGCGTTAGATGATGACCTGTCTATTAATAGTATTGATACACAGGAAAATAATGGTAACACTCGCGGTTTGGTGAAAATTACCAATAACTCTCAAGACACACAGACTCTACAATATCGTTTTTATTGGTACGACGATCAAGGGTTAGAAGTGAACGCAAAGCAAGGTGCTTGGCGTCAATTTGTCCTGCGTGGTTATGAATCAATAACATTAAGTGAAGTGTCAGTGAATCCGAATGCGACCGATTTCCGTATTCAAATTCGCCCACAAGATTAA
- a CDS encoding peptidoglycan binding protein CsiV — translation MKKLIIFLLVFVSLPSFARSFDIEMIIFKRNVDPSQVNESWPQNLEPINFERAFSYRDSNMMSAHRASLLPSGYYQLNRQYEALDRHAGFKPLVHVTWRQNDRGESTSPVLHIQAGKDFSGQFAPNGRSLKDIAADGTPTSIEKNPLYELDGTVQVYVQHYLYLKTNLDLRIPGQNEVVLQDSVIDPSNDNSDDEVQVGNLEPIKPKVEVQDFLNRYRMQQKRQIRSGETHYLDNPFLGVIIQIRKV, via the coding sequence ATGAAAAAACTGATTATATTCCTATTGGTTTTTGTTTCATTACCAAGCTTTGCACGATCTTTTGATATTGAAATGATCATCTTTAAGCGCAATGTGGACCCATCGCAAGTGAACGAGTCTTGGCCACAAAACTTAGAGCCAATCAATTTTGAGCGTGCTTTTTCATATCGCGATAGCAATATGATGTCAGCCCATCGAGCTAGCTTACTTCCGAGTGGCTATTATCAATTAAACCGCCAATATGAAGCATTAGACCGACATGCTGGTTTTAAACCACTTGTGCACGTCACTTGGCGTCAAAATGATCGTGGTGAAAGTACGTCTCCAGTTCTTCATATTCAAGCAGGCAAAGACTTTTCAGGTCAATTTGCTCCCAACGGTCGTTCTCTAAAAGATATTGCCGCCGATGGAACACCAACCTCCATTGAAAAAAACCCATTATATGAGCTAGATGGTACGGTTCAGGTGTATGTTCAGCACTACTTATACTTAAAAACAAACCTAGACTTACGTATTCCTGGCCAAAATGAAGTTGTGTTACAAGACTCTGTGATTGACCCATCAAATGATAATAGTGATGATGAAGTTCAAGTCGGCAACTTAGAACCAATCAAGCCAAAAGTGGAAGTACAAGATTTCTTGAACCGCTATCGTATGCAACAAAAAAGACAAATCAGGAGTGGTGAAACGCACTACTTAGATAATCCATTTCTAGGTGTGATTATCCAAATCCGTAAAGTGTAA
- a CDS encoding phosphotransferase: MLKEYIKQDPSLIQLQAEWPETITNIQPLQGGLTNQCWKISTSCGRHYVWRPDSLSSQSFSINRVNEFDVLNALDDFNSSPKAKALLTQGLLVEWVNGRTLNTDHNKTLLFSVMKCLASLHQYSIPQACLLPVFDYQSCIQNYWRAIPEQEKTLCYQHWFDNFRQHYNDLKARTESTFPPCLCHFDLGSYNIIQKPNLELVVIDWEYAAMASPVVDLATSILAEQLNIEEAVECYLQLRRLDMDRGQFLAIVEEWIPYLRFMALLWHQVNFSLHQRASDKQAIEVLVHQLELLESE, encoded by the coding sequence TTGTTAAAAGAATACATTAAGCAAGACCCAAGCTTAATACAACTGCAAGCAGAGTGGCCTGAAACGATTACCAATATCCAACCATTACAAGGTGGATTAACCAATCAGTGTTGGAAAATATCCACCTCATGTGGTCGTCATTATGTATGGCGGCCAGATTCCCTTTCTAGTCAATCCTTTTCGATTAATCGCGTCAATGAATTCGATGTGCTGAATGCGCTTGATGATTTTAATTCATCACCGAAAGCGAAAGCGCTGTTAACGCAAGGCTTATTGGTTGAATGGGTTAATGGTCGGACTCTGAATACTGACCATAACAAAACGCTTCTTTTTTCGGTAATGAAGTGCCTCGCGTCGTTGCATCAATACTCAATTCCTCAAGCATGCTTGTTGCCTGTTTTTGATTATCAATCTTGTATACAAAACTATTGGCGAGCCATTCCTGAACAAGAAAAAACACTTTGTTATCAACATTGGTTCGACAATTTTCGTCAGCACTATAATGATTTAAAAGCTCGCACAGAATCCACTTTTCCCCCTTGTCTCTGCCACTTTGATTTGGGTAGCTATAATATTATCCAAAAGCCGAATTTAGAGCTTGTGGTGATTGATTGGGAATATGCCGCGATGGCGAGCCCTGTTGTGGATTTAGCGACGAGTATATTGGCTGAGCAATTGAATATTGAAGAGGCGGTTGAGTGTTATCTGCAACTTCGGCGTTTAGATATGGACAGGGGGCAATTTCTTGCTATTGTCGAAGAGTGGATACCTTATTTACGGTTTATGGCTTTGCTATGGCATCAAGTTAATTTTTCTTTGCATCAACGCGCATCAGATAAGCAAGCGATTGAAGTGTTAGTTCATCAGTTAGAGTTGTTGGAATCGGAATGA
- the ycfP gene encoding alpha/beta hydrolase YcfP, with protein MIIYLHGFDSTSPGNHEKVLQLQFIDEDVRFINYSTLHPKHDMQHLLKEVSKVIDQSDDPSPLICGVGLGGYWSERIGFLCGIKQAIFNPNLTPEENMQGRIDRPEEYSDIATKCIKDYREKNKDNCLVFLSRHDEIRNNQDTFDALSPYYKVVWDDSESHKFKKISHHLQEIKAFKKA; from the coding sequence ATGATCATTTATTTACACGGCTTTGATAGCACAAGCCCAGGGAATCACGAAAAAGTATTACAGCTTCAATTCATCGACGAAGATGTTCGCTTTATCAACTACAGCACACTTCACCCTAAGCATGATATGCAACACCTTCTTAAAGAAGTCTCTAAAGTTATCGATCAAAGTGATGATCCTTCTCCACTTATCTGTGGTGTCGGCCTTGGCGGATATTGGTCTGAGCGCATAGGTTTCTTGTGTGGTATCAAACAGGCTATTTTTAATCCTAATTTAACACCTGAAGAGAATATGCAAGGGCGTATTGATAGACCGGAAGAGTATTCAGATATCGCAACAAAATGCATTAAAGATTATAGAGAGAAGAATAAAGATAATTGTCTTGTTTTCCTATCTCGTCATGATGAAATTAGAAATAACCAAGATACTTTCGATGCATTATCACCATACTACAAAGTGGTATGGGATGATTCTGAATCCCATAAGTTTAAGAAAATCTCCCACCATTTGCAGGAAATAAAAGCATTCAAGAAAGCTTAA
- the hinT gene encoding purine nucleoside phosphoramidase: MAEETIFTKIINKEIPSDMLYQDELVTAFRDISPRAPSHILIIPNKLIPTINDIEEEDELVMGRLFTVAKKLAKQEGIADKGYRLIVNCNAHGGQEVYHIHMHLVGGEPLGPMLVN, from the coding sequence ATGGCTGAAGAAACAATATTTACTAAGATCATCAATAAAGAAATCCCTTCTGACATGTTATATCAAGATGAGCTTGTCACTGCCTTTCGTGATATCAGTCCTCGAGCGCCAAGCCATATTTTGATCATTCCTAATAAATTAATTCCAACAATCAATGATATCGAAGAAGAAGATGAATTGGTGATGGGGCGTTTATTTACCGTTGCGAAGAAACTGGCTAAGCAAGAAGGAATTGCCGATAAAGGCTATCGTCTTATTGTGAATTGCAATGCGCATGGCGGTCAAGAGGTCTATCATATCCACATGCATTTAGTCGGTGGTGAGCCTTTAGGGCCTATGTTGGTCAACTAA